A region of Vigna radiata var. radiata cultivar VC1973A chromosome 6, Vradiata_ver6, whole genome shotgun sequence DNA encodes the following proteins:
- the LOC106764187 gene encoding probable ribonuclease P/MRP protein subunit POP5, which produces MVGFKNRYMVMEVFLNPNRDKVGDDSVIITQFNVSKAVKESLLENFGECGLASSLGSFQVKYVNSITNVCIIRVSREEYQKVWSAITMVTNIANCPVVFNLLDLSGSIRACKNAALKCEESKFEQYKLMVGDRFSSADSDRMNSYLDRIKVLEH; this is translated from the exons ATGGTGGGGTTCAAAAACAGATACATGGTGATGGAAGTTTTTCTCAACCCTAATAGAGACAAAGTGGGCGATGATTCTGTTATAATTACACAATTTAATGTCTCCAAAGCTGTGAAAGAGAGCCTTTTGGAGAATTTTGGAGAGTGTGGTTTGGCTTCATCGTTGGGATCGTTCCAAG TTAAGTATGTGAATTCAATTACCAATGTGTGTATAATTCGGGTATCAAGGGAGGAGTATCAGAAAGTATGGTCTGCCATTACGATGGTCACAAACATTGCAAACTGCCCCGTCGTGTTTAATTTGCTGGATTTGTCtg GAAGTATAAGGGCTTGTAAAAATGCTGCCTTGAAGTGTGAGGAATCAAAATTTGAGCAGTACAAACTCATGGTCGGTGATCGTTTCTCTTCTGCTGATTCTGATCGCATGAATTCCTATCTCGACAGGATCAAAGTTTTGGAACATTAA
- the LOC106765322 gene encoding uncharacterized protein LOC106765322 — MEVYGNPIVAAPSNVIYLSSILGQDGPVPCHRCNWKCENEHVCGNMYRCKLTGLTHICDKNCNQRILYDNHSSLCLASGQIFPLTPAEEQAVRGVRRKLDAENSPSDSCGFKRRRDAQFHPSPFERSFTAVGPICSQVGDGMDMK, encoded by the coding sequence ATGGAGGTATATGGCAATCCTATTGTTGCAGCTCCTTCAAATGTTATTTATCTGTCAAGTATTTTGGGCCAAGATGGTCCAGTTCCCTGTCACAGGTGCAACTGGAAATGTGaaaatgaacatgtttgtggAAACATGTATCGCTGCAAGCTAACAGGGCTGACTCACATCTGTGATAAAAACTGTAACCAGAGAATTCTGTATGATAACCATAGCTCACTTTGTCTAGCAAGTGGTCAAATTTTCCCCCTTACTCCAGCAGAGGAACAAGCAGTGAGAGGTGTTCGCAGAAAGCTAGATGCAGAGAATTCGCCCTCTGATAGCTGTGGTTTTAAGCGTAGGCGTGATGCACAATTTCATCCTTCTCCTTTCGAGAGATCTTTCACTGCTGTCGGTCCTATCTGCAGCCAAGTTGGAGATGGCATGGATATGAAGTAG
- the LOC106764256 gene encoding thaumatin-like protein 1 isoform X2 has translation MTIVASWKFQSFCVILFTFLSYSFSSIFTITNNCPYTIWPGTLSGSGSPPLPTTGFRLDSGQMIKLTSVPGWSGRIWARTGCTFDATGIGKCETGDCGGRLECDGNGAAPPTSLFEITLGKGNEQDFYDVSMVDGYNLPLLVQPRGVYGSGVCNATGCVTDINRGCPKELQVVGGDGYQGGVVGCKSACEAFGSDEYCCSGEFANPSTCQPSYYSTLFKQACPKAYSYAFDDATSTFICKAFEYDIVFCPNSNRARKPNAPVPPLPPSIGWPDQKQSLRH, from the exons ATGACAATAGTGGCATCATGGAAGTTCCAAAGTTTCtgtgttattttgtttactttcttgtcttattctttctcttcaattttCACCATAACCAATAACTGCCCTTATACCATATGGCCTGGCACACTCTCCGGTTCCGGCTCACCGCCGCTCCCGACGACCGGATTCCGGCTGGACTCCGGCCAGATGATCAAACTCACCAGTGTTCCAGGGTGGTCAGGAAGGATCTGGGCTAGGACTGGCTGCACATTTGATGCAACAGGAATTGGCAAGTGTGAAACAGGTGATTGTGGTGGAAGATTGGAATGTGATGGAAATGGTGCTGCTCCTCCTACCTCATTGTTTGAGATAACTCTTGGCAAAGGCAATGAACAAGACTTCTATGATGTCAGCATGGTGGATGGCTACAATTTGCCGTTGCTTGTTCAACCAAGAGGTGTGTATGGTTCTGGGGTCTGCAATGCCACAGGTTGTGTCACAGACATCAACAGAG GTTGCCCCAAAGAACTTCAAGTAGTGGGTGGAGATGGATACCAGGGTGGTGTTGTTGGgtgtaaaagtgcttgtgaggcATTTGGATCAGATGAGTACTGCTGCAGTGGAGAATTTGCCAATCCAAGTACATGCCAGCCATCCTATTATTCAACCCTTTTCAAGCAGGCTTGTCCAAAAGCTTATAGCTATGCATTTGATGATGCTACCAGCACTTTCATTTGCAAAGCTTTTGAATATGACATTGTTTTTTGTCCCAACAGCAACAG AGCTAGAAAACCAAATGCTCCAGTTCCTCCTCTACCACCATCAATCGGATGGCCTGATCAGAAG CAAAGTCTCAGACACTGA
- the LOC106764256 gene encoding thaumatin-like protein 1 isoform X1, with protein sequence MTIVASWKFQSFCVILFTFLSYSFSSIFTITNNCPYTIWPGTLSGSGSPPLPTTGFRLDSGQMIKLTSVPGWSGRIWARTGCTFDATGIGKCETGDCGGRLECDGNGAAPPTSLFEITLGKGNEQDFYDVSMVDGYNLPLLVQPRGVYGSGVCNATGCVTDINRGCPKELQVVGGDGYQGGVVGCKSACEAFGSDEYCCSGEFANPSTCQPSYYSTLFKQACPKAYSYAFDDATSTFICKAFEYDIVFCPNSNRARKPNAPVPPLPPSIGWPDQKVQQQVHSSSDILLPFPVTLFLFVHLSVLAAKSQTLI encoded by the exons ATGACAATAGTGGCATCATGGAAGTTCCAAAGTTTCtgtgttattttgtttactttcttgtcttattctttctcttcaattttCACCATAACCAATAACTGCCCTTATACCATATGGCCTGGCACACTCTCCGGTTCCGGCTCACCGCCGCTCCCGACGACCGGATTCCGGCTGGACTCCGGCCAGATGATCAAACTCACCAGTGTTCCAGGGTGGTCAGGAAGGATCTGGGCTAGGACTGGCTGCACATTTGATGCAACAGGAATTGGCAAGTGTGAAACAGGTGATTGTGGTGGAAGATTGGAATGTGATGGAAATGGTGCTGCTCCTCCTACCTCATTGTTTGAGATAACTCTTGGCAAAGGCAATGAACAAGACTTCTATGATGTCAGCATGGTGGATGGCTACAATTTGCCGTTGCTTGTTCAACCAAGAGGTGTGTATGGTTCTGGGGTCTGCAATGCCACAGGTTGTGTCACAGACATCAACAGAG GTTGCCCCAAAGAACTTCAAGTAGTGGGTGGAGATGGATACCAGGGTGGTGTTGTTGGgtgtaaaagtgcttgtgaggcATTTGGATCAGATGAGTACTGCTGCAGTGGAGAATTTGCCAATCCAAGTACATGCCAGCCATCCTATTATTCAACCCTTTTCAAGCAGGCTTGTCCAAAAGCTTATAGCTATGCATTTGATGATGCTACCAGCACTTTCATTTGCAAAGCTTTTGAATATGACATTGTTTTTTGTCCCAACAGCAACAG AGCTAGAAAACCAAATGCTCCAGTTCCTCCTCTACCACCATCAATCGGATGGCCTGATCAGAAGGTTCAGCAGCAAGTTCATTCTTCTTCAGATATTCTCTTGCCCTTTCCAGTGACACTCTTTCTCTTTGTGCATCTCTCTGTGCTTGCAGCAAAGTCTCAGACACTGATATGA
- the LOC106763420 gene encoding uncharacterized protein LOC106763420: protein MVEMGAAARDRVWPNIYVIRCLEYHNGCQWRLRAAYSKVCKYWEIKNIDGQHTFFSNILSQDHSNLDSTHIASIVSNFVRTNPSIRIKSLIADIKARFGYFVSYRKAWIAKQKALAMEFGDWEESYNHLPRWLHAVKEANPGTILQCTSSPVDIDGQTDHNCYIMERVFWSFSPCIQGFKYCKPILQVDGTFLTGKYHATLLTAMSQDGNRNLFPVAFAIVEGETKEAMIWFFQLIREHLCPQPNICIITDRGKGILSALRSEEVGWEEDGLNSVYCIRHLASNFNNKFKNHDLKKQFINLVNITVQNYYILTAYEVKQPTVTAKLTALRHHYPQQVAWIDKIPLNKWSQAFDGGRRYGHMTTNLAECMNSVLKGARSLPICALIKTTFERTQSWFLERGLKTQYMLQAGHQFPEEIADIIRKNQQQSAYCHVHRYNRENSEFDVQEISTPHQYRPHPISYKVRLNELWCDCGHFQATRLPCHHVIAVCASSHIPLTQVIDPVYSLNNIYKAYEVQFHPIQNEDYWSAYTGPNFIPDPHTRRKASGRPSTKRIPNEMDESTPDQPKKCSYCRNQGHHKGNCPFRH, encoded by the exons ATGGTGGAAATGGGGGCTGCTGCGCGAGATAGGGTTTGG CCTAACATCTATGTTATTCGATGTCTAGAATACCACAACGGCTGCCAATGGCGATTGAGGGCAGCCTATAGCAAAGTCTGTAAATATTGGGAAATCAAAAATATTGATGGCCAACATACCTTTTTCTCAAACATACTATCTCAAGATCATTCAAATCTTGATAGTACTCACATTGCCTCAATTGTATCAAATTTTGTCCGCACAAACCCCTCCATTCGCATAAAAAGTTTGATTGCAGATATTAAAGCTCGATTCGGATATTTCGTGTCATACAGAAAAGCTTGGATCGCAAAGCAAAAGGCTCTTGCTATGGAGTTTGGTGATTGGGAAGAGTCTTATAACCATCTACCCAGGTGGTTGCATGCGGTGAAGGAAGCAAACCCTGGTACAATATTACAGTGCACCAGTTCTCCAGTGGACATTGATGGACAAACTGACCATAATTGCTATATTATGGAAAGAGTTTTTTGGTCTTTCAGTCCTTGCATCCAAGGTTTCAAATATTGTAAACCCATCCTCCAAGTCGATGGGACGTTTCTAACAGGCAAATATCATGCAACGTTGCTCACCGCCATGAGTCAGGATGGCAATAGAAATCTTTTTCCTGTGGCATTTGCAATTGTTGAAGGTGAGACAAAGGAGGCCATGATATGGTTCTTTCAACTAATTCGAGAACATCTTTGCCCTCAACCAAATATTTGCATCATCACTGACAGAGGAAAGGGTATCTTATCCGCCTTAAGATCAGAAGAAGTTGGATGGGAGGAAGATGGTTTGAACTCTGTTTATTGCATACGTCATTTAGCCTCcaacttcaacaacaaattcaaaaatcacGACCTCAAAAAGCAATTCATCAATTTAG TTAACATAACTGTACAAAATTACTACATCCTTACAGCTTATGAGGTTAAGCAACCTACTGTTACGGCAAAGCTTACTGCACTAAGACACCATTACCCACAACAAGTTGCTTGGATAGATAAAATTCCGTTAAATAAATGGTCTCAGGCTTTTGATGGAGGGAGAAGATATGGACATATGACCACTAATCTTGCTGAGTGCATGAACTCAGTTTTAAAGGGAGCACGTTCATTACCAATTTGTGCACTCATCAAAACAACATTTGAGAGGACACAATCGTGGTTTCTTGAACGAGGACTAAAAACACAGTACATGCTACAAGCAGGCCACCAATTTCCTGAAGAAATCGCTGACATTATTAggaaaaatcaacaacaatcAGCATATTGTCATGTTCATCGCTACAACCGTGAAAATTCAGAATTTGATGTTCAAGAAATATCAACACCTCACCAATATCGCCCACATCCAATTTCCTATAAGGTCAGGCTAAATGAATTGTGGTGTGATTGTGGTCACTTCCAAGCTACTCGTCTCCCATGTCATCATGTCATTGCAGTTTGTGCAAGTTCGCATATACCACTAACCCAAGTAATCGATCCAGTGTATAGCCTTAATAACATTTACAAGGCATACGAAGTACAATTTCACCCAATCCAAAATGAAGATTATTGGTCTGCGTATACAGGTCCAAACTTCATACCAGATCCTCATACGCGGCGCAAGGCATCCGGAAGACCATCTACAAAAAGGATTCCTAATGAGATGGATGAATCCACTCCGGATCAGCCCAAAAAATGCTCTTACTGTCGCAACCAAGGTCATCATAAGGGAAATTGTCCGTTTCGTCActag